Proteins co-encoded in one Capsicum annuum cultivar UCD-10X-F1 chromosome 9, UCD10Xv1.1, whole genome shotgun sequence genomic window:
- the LOC107841873 gene encoding protein SMALL AUXIN UP-REGULATED RNA 10-like isoform X2: MDGHGETKLTGIRQIVRLKQLLNKWQNVTFTPTKVKNHGVKIERTKSSNSKKNECYKGGISPSISRRLRNTSVCCDSDEDICQSPESPHGVPRGSLAVYVGPELRRFIIPTSYLSDPLFKVLLEKVEEEFGFNHSGGLTIPCEIETFKFLMQCMEKHQRCQPVDDKHHNGSGIIMA; this comes from the exons atgGATGGTCATGGAGAAACAAAATTGACAGGCATTAGACAAATTGTGAGACTCAAACAATTGTTAAACAAATGGCAAAATGTCACATTTACCCCTACAAAGGTAAAAAACCATGGCGTAAAAATCGAACGTACAAAATCGTCTAACAGTAAAAAAAATGAGTGTTACAAAGGAGGCATATCCCCATCGATAAGCAGGAGGCTACGGAACACCAGCGTGTGTTGCGATTCGGATGAGGACATTTGTCAGAGCCCAGAATCACCACATGGCGTCCCGAGAGGATCTTTAGCGGTTTATGTGGGACCAGAACTTAGAAGATTTATAATTCCAACAAGTTATTTAAGTGATCCTTTATTTAAAGTTTTACTTGAAAAAGTCGAAGAAGAATTTGGATTCAATCATAGTGGTGGGCTTACTATACCCTGTGAGATTGAAACTTTCAAGTTTTTGATGCAATGTATGGAGAAACATCAAAGATGTCAACCTGTTGATGATAAGCATCACAATGGTTCtg GAATCATCATGGCCTGA
- the LOC107841873 gene encoding protein SMALL AUXIN UP-REGULATED RNA 10-like isoform X1, with translation MDGHGETKLTGIRQIVRLKQLLNKWQNVTFTPTKVKNHGVKIERTKSSNSKKNECYKGGISPSISRRLRNTSVCCDSDEDICQSPESPHGVPRGSLAVYVGPELRRFIIPTSYLSDPLFKVLLEKVEEEFGFNHSGGLTIPCEIETFKFLMQCMEKHQRCQPVDDKHHNGSGAGIIMA, from the exons atgGATGGTCATGGAGAAACAAAATTGACAGGCATTAGACAAATTGTGAGACTCAAACAATTGTTAAACAAATGGCAAAATGTCACATTTACCCCTACAAAGGTAAAAAACCATGGCGTAAAAATCGAACGTACAAAATCGTCTAACAGTAAAAAAAATGAGTGTTACAAAGGAGGCATATCCCCATCGATAAGCAGGAGGCTACGGAACACCAGCGTGTGTTGCGATTCGGATGAGGACATTTGTCAGAGCCCAGAATCACCACATGGCGTCCCGAGAGGATCTTTAGCGGTTTATGTGGGACCAGAACTTAGAAGATTTATAATTCCAACAAGTTATTTAAGTGATCCTTTATTTAAAGTTTTACTTGAAAAAGTCGAAGAAGAATTTGGATTCAATCATAGTGGTGGGCTTACTATACCCTGTGAGATTGAAACTTTCAAGTTTTTGATGCAATGTATGGAGAAACATCAAAGATGTCAACCTGTTGATGATAAGCATCACAATGGTTCtg gtGCAGGAATCATCATGGCCTGA
- the LOC107841888 gene encoding pectinesterase inhibitor 3: protein MFHFLLLLLLFILQISHFTSEKTTTITSSSSTKNNLVYTSCTNASYPKICIRTLSSYSTIKTPKDLAKASLNVSISRANKASKFLKNLKVKSKREKGAIVDCIEQISDSIYDLRKALFELKHLHKGYGFKFQINNLETWVSGALTYDDTCLDGFKEIDGNVRYDVKRKISNVVKVTSNALYLINQLDRSG, encoded by the coding sequence ATGTTTcactttcttctccttcttcttctcttcattCTCCAAATCTCTCACTTCACAAGTGAGAAAACAACAACAATCACTTCATCATCCTCAACAAAAAACAATCTTGTTTACACATCTTGTACCAATGCAAGTTACCCAAAAATTTGCATTAGAACCCTTTCATCATACTCAACAATAAAAACACCAAAAGACTTAGCAAAAGCATCATTAAATGTAAGTATTTCAAGAGCCAATAAAGCTTCAAAATTCCTCAAAAATCTCAAAGTTAAAAGCAAGAGAGAAAAAGGTGCAATTGTTGATTGTATAGAGCAAATAAGTGACTCTATATATGATCTTAGAAAGGCTCTTTTTGAGCTAAAACATTTGCATAAAGGATATGGTTTTAAATTCCAAATTAATAATTTGGAAACTTGGGTTAGTGGTGCTTTGACATATGATGATACTTGTCTTGATGGTTTCAAAGAAATTGATGGAAATGTTAGGTATGATGTGAAGAGAAAGATTTCTAATGTTGTTAAGGTTACTAGTAATGCTCTTTACCTTATCAATCAACTTGATCGGAGCGGCTGA
- the LOC124887260 gene encoding auxin-responsive protein SAUR76-like, with amino-acid sequence MTKGGKLTKFKSVLKKMQSFKLGRANAYDDDNSNNNNNNLHVVYVGKSRRRYHVTSDVIDHPLFRELVERSSSSEVEEEYVSVGCEVVLFEHLLWMLQNADPQPESMDELVEFYSC; translated from the coding sequence ATGACCAAAGGTGGAAAACTCACAAAATTTAAATCAGTCTTGAAAAAAATGCAATCTTTCAAACTTGGACGTGCAAATGCATACGACGAcgacaacagcaacaacaacaacaataatttacATGTTGTCTACGTTGGAAAATCGCGACGTAGGTATCATGTTACGTCTGATGTTATCGATCACCCTCTTTTTCGCGAATTAGTTGAAAGGAGTTCATCATCGGAGGTGGAGGAGGAATATGTTAGTGTTGGATGTGAAGTTGTTTTATTTGAACATTTATTATGGATGCTACAAAATGCTGATCCACAACCCGAATCGATGGATGAGCTCGTTGAGTTTTATTCATGCTGA